The following proteins are co-located in the Brevibacillus laterosporus DSM 25 genome:
- the cobD gene encoding threonine-phosphate decarboxylase CobD, with protein sequence MIMIERFGHGGDIWTAAESFGLEADRILDYSSNINPFGPPEQLFSILKQALPQVLRYPDPTCRNLRKAVANSLGSHIQPENILVGNGAAECLHLAVSALKPQIVGIICPSFSEYEAIARQADCEIRMLFTKKEEQFLPDVEELCAFVKQVDMLFIGHPNNPTGNFLPRNELQKVAEACKQHKTYLCVDEAFLDFVNQSEKHSLVTDLHKLPHVLLFRSMTKMYAIAGLRLGYVMGQEQVIRRLKSKQISWSVNHLAQVAGEFLLQQHDYVLRTQEYVTTQRASLLTSLETLPGITTFRSETNYLLVHVDSTQSQLLQEEMAKRGILIRNCSMYPGLGEGYIRLAIKTKEENERMVSVFRESLQILSTRR encoded by the coding sequence ATGATTATGATAGAGCGTTTTGGACATGGTGGGGACATATGGACTGCTGCAGAGTCCTTTGGCCTAGAGGCGGATCGTATTCTTGATTATAGTTCAAATATTAATCCGTTTGGACCTCCTGAGCAGCTTTTTTCTATACTGAAACAAGCATTACCACAGGTCCTTAGATATCCTGATCCCACATGCCGTAATCTTCGCAAAGCAGTTGCAAACTCGCTTGGATCACATATTCAACCAGAAAATATCTTGGTAGGGAATGGAGCTGCTGAGTGCTTGCACTTGGCGGTTTCCGCTCTCAAGCCACAAATCGTAGGGATTATTTGTCCCTCTTTCTCAGAATATGAAGCGATTGCAAGACAAGCTGACTGTGAGATTCGCATGCTATTTACGAAAAAAGAAGAGCAGTTTTTACCTGACGTCGAAGAGTTATGTGCCTTCGTGAAACAGGTGGATATGCTGTTCATTGGACATCCTAACAATCCAACCGGTAATTTTCTGCCACGTAACGAATTACAAAAGGTGGCTGAAGCTTGTAAACAACACAAAACCTATCTTTGTGTGGATGAAGCATTTCTGGACTTTGTGAATCAATCTGAGAAGCATTCTTTAGTAACTGATCTACATAAGCTTCCCCATGTGCTTTTATTTCGTTCTATGACTAAAATGTACGCGATTGCAGGGCTGCGGCTCGGTTACGTAATGGGGCAAGAGCAAGTGATCAGACGTCTAAAATCTAAACAGATATCTTGGAGTGTGAATCATTTAGCGCAAGTGGCAGGTGAATTCTTGCTTCAACAGCATGATTATGTGTTACGAACTCAGGAATATGTTACTACACAAAGAGCAAGCTTGCTGACATCTCTTGAAACACTGCCAGGCATCACAACTTTTAGGAGCGAAACCAATTACTTATTAGTTCATGTAGATTCTACTCAATCTCAACTACTTCAAGAAGAGATGGCTAAAAGAGGCATCTTAATTCGAAATTGTAGTATGTATCCAGGTTTAGGTGAAGGATATATACGACTTGCGATAAAAACAAAAGAAGAGAACGAACGAATGGTAAGCGTGTTCCGTGAATCCCTACAAATCCTGTCAACTAGGAGATAA
- the cobU gene encoding bifunctional adenosylcobinamide kinase/adenosylcobinamide-phosphate guanylyltransferase: MKIILITGGVRSGKSAFAEKLAEQQKQEHGGALVYLATGQAWDEEMQNRIHLHRERRENNWETVEEPYQLQMAIQAMVEFDKREGYSESPIILLDTFSGWIANLLMQLPEDQLSNSAVRQACQQQIISCVSAMRSLDRTWIVVSDEVGLGGVALSKLGRAFQDITGFANQIVAQYADEVYVVVAGIPMKIKGSEASDK, encoded by the coding sequence ATGAAGATCATTCTTATTACAGGTGGCGTTCGATCGGGGAAAAGTGCTTTTGCCGAAAAGCTAGCGGAACAACAGAAGCAGGAACATGGCGGCGCTTTAGTGTATCTTGCAACAGGGCAAGCTTGGGATGAAGAAATGCAAAATCGGATTCATTTACACAGAGAACGAAGAGAGAATAATTGGGAGACGGTGGAAGAGCCATATCAATTACAGATGGCGATCCAAGCTATGGTCGAATTCGATAAGCGTGAAGGATATTCTGAGTCACCGATTATTTTATTGGATACATTCTCAGGCTGGATTGCGAACTTATTAATGCAGCTGCCTGAAGATCAACTAAGTAATTCCGCTGTCCGTCAAGCTTGTCAACAACAAATAATCTCTTGTGTATCTGCTATGCGTTCCTTAGATCGGACATGGATAGTGGTAAGTGATGAGGTTGGACTAGGTGGAGTAGCGCTATCTAAGTTGGGCAGAGCATTTCAGGATATTACTGGTTTTGCTAATCAGATAGTAGCACAATATGCTGACGAAGTATATGTAGTGGTGGCTGGTATCCCGATGAAGATTAAAGGGAGCGAGGCGAGTGATAAATGA
- the cobS gene encoding adenosylcobinamide-GDP ribazoletransferase encodes MNAFWSALTFLTRIPVRFQATEQDWYHSVKHYPYVGMVIGIFLAGIAGITQWLFPDVLHSLAVVAFWVYITGGLHLDGWMDTADGLGSARSRERMLEIMKDSRVGAMGVLACFLLLAVKVVSLYWITTNLPLLSVSYVLIIIPFAARVSLLGCIYFWPYVHKGKGMASGFREHLHMKHIIISIVISSLVAFLLVGYQLAIIFFVLTTVTHYLFNRMIVKQLGGLTGDTYGAQIECIEMVLLLGAVSYLHHGGLIGW; translated from the coding sequence ATGAATGCGTTTTGGAGCGCACTAACCTTTCTTACGCGCATTCCGGTACGCTTTCAAGCAACAGAGCAAGATTGGTATCATAGCGTAAAACATTATCCCTATGTGGGGATGGTTATCGGAATCTTTTTAGCGGGAATCGCAGGGATTACCCAGTGGCTGTTTCCAGATGTCTTACATTCCCTTGCAGTGGTTGCATTTTGGGTTTATATAACTGGCGGCCTGCATTTAGATGGTTGGATGGATACCGCTGATGGACTCGGATCTGCTCGTTCACGTGAACGCATGCTAGAAATCATGAAGGATAGTCGAGTCGGAGCAATGGGTGTACTTGCTTGTTTTCTCTTATTAGCGGTAAAGGTGGTATCATTGTATTGGATTACGACTAACTTACCTTTACTATCAGTCAGTTACGTATTGATTATTATCCCGTTTGCAGCTCGCGTTTCCTTACTGGGATGCATTTATTTTTGGCCTTATGTGCATAAAGGGAAGGGAATGGCTTCTGGTTTTAGGGAGCATCTGCATATGAAGCACATTATCATTTCAATTGTTATCTCAAGCCTTGTCGCTTTCTTATTAGTTGGATACCAATTAGCGATCATTTTTTTCGTACTTACGACGGTCACGCATTATCTGTTTAATCGAATGATTGTCAAACAGCTGGGCGGCTTAACGGGCGATACCTATGGGGCACAAATTGAATGTATTGAGATGGTATTGCTTCTTGGGGCGGTCAGCTACCTACATCACGGAGGTTTGATCGGATGGTAA